From Solwaraspora sp. WMMD1047, the proteins below share one genomic window:
- a CDS encoding arabinofuranosidase catalytic domain-containing protein has product MNVKRRVRRLVGAGVSLTLLGAGVGVISAAPAAIAAGSGPCDIYASGGTPCVAAHSTTRALYGAYNGPLYQVRRSSDNATQDIGVLSVGGYANSAVQDSFCANANCVITVIYDQSGRNNRLTQAPPGHFIGPAPGGWDNLADAKAAPVTVGGQKAYGVYIAPGTGYRNNNTNGVATGDQPEGIYAVVDGTHYNQWCCFDYGNAQTNNLADERAIMETVYFGANKQWGYGAGNGPWIMADLEWGLFSGVNAGYNNIASINHRFVTAMVKGEPNHWAIRGGNAQSGSLTTYFDGPRPAGYHPMKKEGAILLGIGGDNSITGRGTFFEGVLTSGYPTAATENAVQANINAAAYAPAGGGNPQQNVQFVGGQSGRCVDVPNASTGNGTQVQLWDCISNSTAQRWTYTAARQLQVYGNKCLDASGSGTSNGTPTIIWDCHGGTNQQWHVNPNGTITGGQSGLCLDANGAATANGTKLILWACNGGTNQQWTPRS; this is encoded by the coding sequence ATGAACGTGAAGAGAAGGGTGCGCCGTCTCGTGGGCGCCGGGGTCTCGTTGACCCTCCTGGGTGCCGGAGTCGGAGTCATCTCCGCCGCGCCAGCGGCGATAGCGGCCGGGTCGGGCCCCTGTGACATCTACGCGTCGGGTGGTACGCCCTGCGTGGCGGCGCACAGCACCACGCGGGCGCTGTACGGCGCGTACAACGGCCCCCTGTACCAGGTCCGGCGCTCCTCGGACAATGCAACCCAGGATATCGGAGTGCTGAGCGTCGGTGGTTACGCGAACTCCGCCGTTCAGGATTCGTTCTGCGCCAACGCCAACTGCGTCATCACCGTCATCTATGACCAGTCTGGCCGCAACAACCGCCTCACGCAGGCGCCGCCCGGTCACTTCATCGGCCCCGCCCCCGGCGGCTGGGACAACCTCGCCGACGCGAAGGCGGCACCGGTCACCGTCGGCGGCCAGAAGGCGTACGGCGTTTACATCGCGCCCGGCACCGGCTACCGCAACAACAACACCAACGGCGTCGCGACCGGCGACCAACCGGAGGGGATCTACGCGGTCGTCGACGGCACGCACTACAACCAGTGGTGCTGCTTCGACTACGGCAACGCGCAGACGAACAACCTGGCCGACGAGCGCGCCATCATGGAGACCGTCTACTTCGGCGCAAACAAGCAGTGGGGCTACGGAGCGGGCAACGGTCCGTGGATCATGGCGGATCTCGAGTGGGGGCTTTTCTCCGGGGTGAACGCGGGCTACAACAACATCGCGTCCATCAACCACCGGTTCGTCACCGCCATGGTGAAGGGTGAGCCGAACCACTGGGCCATCCGGGGCGGCAACGCGCAGTCCGGCAGCCTGACAACCTACTTCGACGGTCCGCGCCCCGCCGGATACCACCCTATGAAGAAGGAGGGGGCCATCCTGCTCGGCATCGGCGGCGACAACAGCATCACCGGTCGCGGCACCTTCTTCGAGGGCGTGCTGACCTCCGGCTATCCCACGGCCGCCACTGAGAACGCCGTCCAAGCCAACATCAACGCCGCCGCGTACGCGCCGGCCGGCGGGGGCAATCCTCAGCAGAACGTCCAATTTGTGGGCGGCCAGTCCGGCCGCTGCGTCGACGTGCCTAACGCCAGCACCGGCAACGGTACCCAGGTACAACTGTGGGACTGCATCAGCAACAGCACTGCCCAACGCTGGACCTACACCGCCGCCAGGCAGCTGCAGGTCTACGGCAACAAATGCCTCGATGCGAGCGGATCGGGCACCAGCAACGGTACCCCGACCATCATCTGGGACTGCCACGGCGGCACCAACCAGCAGTGGCACGTCAACCCCAACGGCACCATCACCGGCGGGCAGTCCGGGCTCTGCCTCGACGCGAACGGTGCCGCGACCGCGAACGGCACAAAACTCATCCTCTGGGCCTGCAACGGCGGCACCAACCAGCAATGGACCCCGCGAAGCTGA
- a CDS encoding cytochrome P450, with product MSAPGGWPVVGHAPALLTRRLEFLSSLAAVSEVVRIRLGPVPAYVVTHPALVRRLLVPGDQHYDRGLLMEKAGTWFGDSLLTSYGESHQRQRRALRSAFTNQHIAAHVRRVRDETEKVVDSWTPGRAFALDEHMNDLALTSAARSLFSTGLTNDKLASIRHNMPVLFRGVLARTAMPNGWDRLPTPGNIRFRTSMRAMDALVNDIITARRAEDRGPTAPDDLLTSLLAVRDDNGDALSVRAIRDQVMTLLVAGSETTGAVLAWALYEIFRNPRIEDTVRRELDEVLGNQELTLERLSSLTYLERVISETLRRYPVPFIMRRTIRPVRLGEVDLPAHAEIVFSPYILHHDRRWFPQPRQFDPDRWLPGRADSSAKDAYIPFGAGAHVCIGKRMALAAVATSLAVICFRQRLEPAVDRPIREVATGTVHPDRMPMIPRPLSSAHEGTA from the coding sequence GTGTCTGCCCCGGGCGGATGGCCCGTTGTCGGGCACGCCCCCGCCCTGCTGACCCGACGCCTGGAATTCCTGTCCTCCCTCGCGGCGGTCAGTGAGGTGGTACGGATCCGGCTCGGGCCGGTACCCGCCTATGTGGTCACCCACCCGGCACTCGTTCGACGGCTGCTTGTGCCGGGGGACCAGCACTACGATCGCGGGCTGCTGATGGAGAAGGCGGGCACCTGGTTCGGCGACTCCCTTCTCACCTCATACGGCGAGTCCCACCAACGCCAACGAAGGGCGCTGCGATCGGCCTTCACCAACCAGCACATCGCCGCGCATGTCAGGCGTGTCCGTGACGAGACCGAGAAGGTGGTCGACTCATGGACGCCGGGCCGAGCGTTCGCCCTCGACGAGCACATGAACGACCTCGCGTTGACCAGCGCTGCCCGGAGCCTGTTCTCAACCGGTCTCACCAACGACAAGCTGGCGAGCATCCGGCACAACATGCCGGTGCTGTTCCGGGGCGTGCTGGCCCGCACGGCGATGCCGAACGGATGGGACCGGCTGCCCACGCCCGGGAACATCCGCTTCCGCACGTCCATGCGAGCGATGGATGCCCTGGTGAACGACATCATCACCGCCCGTCGCGCGGAGGACCGAGGGCCGACGGCCCCCGACGACCTACTCACCTCGCTCCTCGCCGTCCGGGACGACAACGGTGACGCGCTGTCGGTCCGGGCGATCCGCGACCAGGTGATGACCCTGCTCGTGGCCGGCAGTGAGACCACTGGTGCTGTGCTGGCCTGGGCGCTGTACGAGATCTTCCGCAACCCGCGGATCGAGGACACCGTCCGCCGGGAACTTGACGAGGTGCTCGGAAACCAGGAGCTCACACTCGAGCGCCTGTCGTCGCTGACCTACCTCGAGAGGGTGATCAGCGAGACTCTGCGCCGCTACCCCGTTCCCTTCATCATGCGCCGGACGATACGACCGGTCCGGCTGGGCGAGGTCGACCTGCCGGCGCACGCCGAGATCGTTTTCAGCCCGTACATCCTGCACCACGACCGCCGCTGGTTCCCGCAGCCGCGGCAGTTCGACCCCGACCGCTGGTTACCCGGCAGGGCGGATTCGTCGGCCAAGGACGCGTACATCCCGTTCGGCGCGGGAGCGCACGTCTGCATCGGAAAGAGGATGGCCCTCGCCGCGGTCGCGACCAGCCTCGCCGTGATCTGCTTCCGCCAACGGCTGGAACCGGCCGTGGACCGACCGATCCGCGAAGTGGCGACGGGGACCGTACACCCGGACCGGATGCCGATGATCCCCCGGCCGCTGTCATCGGCGCACGAGGGGACGGCATGA
- a CDS encoding SAM-dependent methyltransferase, which produces MNPPPLPDGVAWTAVLVAAQRAAESLSAAPAFRDPLAEATLVHLGLAQPGQAPRLHEMPGEMAGLTRMMGDMVTVRTLHHDRLLTALPVEQIVLLGAGLDGRAYRLPWAGRRVFELDRPAILALKKDVARVAGLEPTAERTPVAIDLAHDWPAALTAAGFDPSRPTGWLAEGLTIYLNRAELDLMLRRIGELSAPGSHLGIEVATSLRAGLHDEEIANDGVDRVLGLFRSGPPTPPHDWLAGHGWRLAEHTFAELADQHGRQVPRWFDPSRGGATVWYFDCAR; this is translated from the coding sequence ATGAATCCCCCACCTCTGCCGGACGGCGTCGCGTGGACGGCCGTCCTGGTTGCCGCCCAGCGGGCCGCCGAGTCGCTGTCGGCCGCGCCCGCCTTCCGGGACCCGCTGGCCGAGGCGACCCTCGTCCACCTCGGACTCGCCCAACCCGGGCAGGCACCTCGCCTCCACGAGATGCCCGGCGAGATGGCGGGCCTGACCCGAATGATGGGCGACATGGTCACCGTGCGGACCCTACATCACGACCGGCTGTTGACCGCCCTACCCGTCGAACAGATCGTGCTGCTGGGCGCGGGGCTGGACGGTCGTGCGTATCGGCTGCCTTGGGCGGGGCGGCGCGTCTTCGAGCTGGACCGGCCCGCCATCCTGGCGCTGAAGAAGGACGTGGCCCGCGTCGCGGGCCTGGAGCCGACGGCCGAGCGTACGCCGGTTGCGATCGACCTGGCCCACGATTGGCCGGCCGCCTTGACCGCCGCGGGTTTCGACCCGTCCCGGCCGACCGGTTGGCTGGCCGAAGGGCTCACGATCTACCTGAACCGCGCCGAGCTCGACCTGATGCTGCGGCGGATCGGTGAACTCTCCGCGCCGGGCAGCCACCTCGGCATCGAGGTGGCCACGTCGCTGCGGGCAGGCCTCCACGATGAGGAAATCGCCAATGACGGCGTCGACCGCGTACTCGGCCTGTTCCGCAGCGGACCGCCGACCCCGCCGCACGACTGGCTGGCCGGTCACGGATGGCGCCTCGCGGAGCATACCTTCGCCGAGCTCGCCGACCAGCACGGGCGGCAGGTCCCCCGGTGGTTCGACCCGTCCCGCGGTGGAGCGACCGTCTGGTACTTCGACTGTGCCCGCTGA
- a CDS encoding terpene synthase family protein — protein sequence MTVTSGLPRLELTFDNGRYPSEDLVRARARTIYSRLEAHGLTSVVPGEDVMVDLICRISPQASADNIFPAAEWVLWIFPLDDLLEDVFAAREVGDLTSIGSPAFADPALASALPEVVVAGVREWYDDVVRHMSHGWVAQFRQHLDSFVLHAVRYAGSSTAARVTTFEEFVRLRREEGAAKPTIDLIEVAARADLPREFRDAPPWRELRDICADVLTWTNDIYSYRKERSEGRHFNLVEVLSRCLDLSEDAAKARAVAMTNDKAQEFIARAAELSRGPELARLPADVRAGVLRCVRGMESWMQGQYEWFTITMPARYHVAAMAEGHDV from the coding sequence ATGACGGTAACCAGCGGTCTACCGCGCCTGGAGCTGACCTTCGACAACGGTCGATACCCCTCGGAGGATCTCGTCCGAGCCCGAGCCCGCACGATCTACAGCCGGTTGGAAGCCCACGGACTGACAAGCGTCGTACCGGGCGAGGACGTCATGGTGGACCTGATCTGCCGGATTTCGCCCCAGGCCTCTGCCGACAACATCTTTCCGGCCGCCGAGTGGGTGCTGTGGATCTTTCCGCTGGACGACCTCCTCGAGGATGTCTTCGCCGCCCGAGAGGTCGGCGACCTGACTTCCATCGGCTCGCCCGCCTTCGCCGACCCCGCGCTGGCGAGCGCGCTCCCCGAGGTCGTCGTCGCCGGGGTGCGGGAATGGTACGACGACGTCGTACGGCACATGAGCCACGGCTGGGTCGCCCAGTTCCGCCAGCATCTGGACAGCTTCGTGCTCCACGCGGTCCGGTACGCGGGCTCGTCGACGGCGGCCCGGGTGACCACCTTCGAGGAGTTCGTGCGCCTGCGCCGGGAGGAAGGGGCGGCCAAGCCAACCATCGATCTGATCGAGGTCGCCGCACGTGCCGACCTGCCGCGCGAGTTCCGCGACGCACCGCCGTGGCGAGAGCTCCGGGACATCTGCGCGGATGTGCTCACCTGGACGAACGACATCTACTCCTACCGCAAGGAGCGCAGCGAGGGCAGACACTTCAACCTCGTCGAGGTGCTCTCCCGGTGCCTGGACCTGTCGGAGGATGCGGCCAAGGCACGTGCAGTCGCGATGACCAACGACAAGGCTCAGGAGTTCATCGCCAGGGCGGCCGAGTTGAGTCGCGGCCCTGAGCTCGCGCGCCTCCCGGCGGACGTGCGAGCGGGCGTGCTCCGGTGCGTCAGGGGAATGGAGAGTTGGATGCAGGGCCAGTACGAGTGGTTCACGATCACCATGCCGGCTCGATACCACGTCGCAGCCATGGCTGAGGGCCACGATGTCTGA
- a CDS encoding prenyltransferase/squalene oxidase repeat-containing protein — MQRLGLPATKQITYLRSLPADSDPFDSAIAQTALRQGGGLSEEVRSRIIERSPTFTGPRKRALVDGVVTALGGSAEHAPSSYQHVLQRNGLHSWAQVQVTALKGLLCETFDDEDVRVLLATQRLPEVWEGNLLIHLFALHALQRLPGTESVVADGVRKALQHVRSDGSAPFVTDTDTWCTVTAGVALAAAGAPQRVLDRVADRLVRCQQPAGGWSYTDVALQTDVDDTSVALQFLRTRGSRSAACAVNRGLASLSAVRHPQGGFPTYVRGSAPEACMTAAALDAFTFDIPQHQAVLTDGLRFLADQQLEDGTFPPDWSSSQLHTVFRAVLMASRIPCRFPGPARTVAQRALRFVRESQNADGGWGQRAGGPSDPISTSYAVMALCTQKDPRPASKGVRFLLRRQRGDGSIPSVSDSIGPRPFTFHVPLLADIFALMALGHVNSRIRAHTAAVRPIPSC, encoded by the coding sequence ATGCAACGCCTCGGGCTGCCGGCGACCAAGCAGATCACCTACCTGCGGTCTCTTCCGGCGGACTCCGATCCGTTCGACTCGGCCATCGCCCAGACTGCCCTCCGTCAGGGTGGGGGGCTCAGTGAGGAAGTCCGCTCCCGAATCATCGAGCGCTCCCCCACCTTCACCGGACCGCGCAAACGTGCGCTGGTTGACGGCGTAGTCACCGCCCTCGGCGGATCTGCCGAGCACGCTCCCAGTTCCTACCAGCACGTCCTGCAACGCAACGGTCTGCATTCCTGGGCACAGGTACAGGTGACGGCGTTGAAGGGCCTGCTCTGCGAGACGTTCGACGACGAGGACGTCCGCGTTCTGCTGGCCACCCAACGGCTCCCTGAAGTCTGGGAGGGCAACCTCCTCATCCACCTCTTCGCCCTGCACGCGCTACAGCGGCTCCCCGGTACGGAATCGGTCGTCGCGGACGGAGTCCGCAAAGCGCTACAGCACGTGCGGTCCGACGGGAGTGCTCCGTTCGTCACAGACACCGACACGTGGTGCACGGTGACCGCCGGCGTCGCACTCGCAGCCGCCGGCGCCCCGCAGCGGGTACTGGACCGGGTCGCCGACCGCCTGGTGCGTTGCCAGCAACCCGCGGGTGGATGGTCGTACACGGACGTCGCCTTGCAGACTGACGTGGACGACACCTCCGTCGCCCTGCAATTTCTCCGGACCCGCGGGAGCCGCTCCGCCGCGTGTGCGGTCAATCGCGGACTGGCCTCGCTGTCCGCGGTCAGGCACCCGCAGGGCGGCTTCCCTACGTACGTCCGCGGTTCCGCGCCCGAAGCGTGTATGACGGCCGCCGCACTCGACGCGTTCACGTTCGACATCCCGCAACACCAGGCGGTTCTCACCGACGGATTGCGATTCCTCGCGGATCAGCAGCTCGAAGACGGCACCTTCCCACCGGACTGGAGCAGCAGTCAACTCCACACCGTTTTTCGCGCGGTGCTGATGGCTTCGCGGATTCCGTGCCGGTTCCCCGGCCCGGCGAGGACTGTCGCGCAGCGGGCACTGCGTTTCGTGCGGGAGAGCCAGAACGCGGACGGTGGATGGGGACAGCGGGCAGGCGGTCCCAGCGACCCGATCAGCACCTCCTACGCCGTCATGGCCCTCTGCACGCAGAAGGATCCGCGACCGGCGTCCAAGGGGGTCCGATTCCTGCTGCGGCGACAACGCGGGGACGGCAGCATCCCGTCGGTCAGCGACTCCATCGGCCCGCGGCCGTTCACCTTCCACGTACCGCTGCTGGCGGACATCTTCGCGCTCATGGCCCTTGGTCATGTGAACAGCCGGATCAGGGCGCACACGGCGGCTGTGCGTCCCATACCGAGCTGCTGA
- a CDS encoding restriction endonuclease: protein MSKSSSTSPAAASEEDHWPTFDITPKAYEEAVTAIARSMSLELLGWEVKHLDPLEGLDGTYIVDVTARFQLAGMDFLILFECKRHKDPVKRSDVQVLLAKLQSTGAQKGVVVAATGFQRGALEFAKAHGIACVRLVDNAWTYVTRDTTAATLPVPTGAYSGYAMTLDGDGDYEFTLLDGSPGITRSTFITPA, encoded by the coding sequence ATGAGTAAGAGTTCCTCGACTTCGCCCGCTGCGGCGAGCGAGGAAGATCATTGGCCGACGTTCGACATCACACCTAAGGCCTACGAGGAAGCAGTGACGGCGATCGCTAGGTCGATGAGCCTTGAACTGCTCGGCTGGGAGGTCAAGCACCTCGATCCACTCGAAGGCCTGGACGGAACCTACATCGTGGATGTCACGGCGCGTTTCCAACTGGCGGGCATGGACTTCCTCATCCTGTTCGAGTGCAAGCGCCACAAGGACCCCGTCAAACGGTCCGACGTCCAGGTGCTGCTCGCCAAGCTTCAGTCCACAGGTGCGCAAAAGGGTGTCGTGGTGGCCGCCACAGGTTTCCAACGTGGTGCCCTGGAGTTCGCGAAGGCCCACGGCATCGCTTGCGTCCGCCTGGTCGACAACGCGTGGACGTACGTCACCCGCGATACCACAGCCGCCACCCTGCCTGTCCCCACCGGAGCGTACTCCGGATACGCGATGACACTCGACGGCGACGGGGATTACGAATTCACCCTACTCGACGGGAGTCCCGGTATCACGCGGTCAACTTTCATCACCCCGGCTTAA
- a CDS encoding cytochrome P450, protein MSDAGTSTSTTHSRIPGALPVLGHLPWLRWRPLEFVERQRALGAVTSFTLRRHPAYLVNEPDLVWRLLTELSGEVGRGRDGDKTRALTGNGLGSSDGDFHRQQRRLIQPVFHRERVASYVPAFRRAAEVQAARWTEGESVDFVQQMLAVAATGVLATLFGVPSPGAMAYEVAAALPTCLDIASRRAFASMRLPTTSGRRYAVALGSLHAIAGALGRRFPSHGSVEARPYFLSQLWDAQDLGLPGLDDEQVHDEIMTMLVAGVETVATTVCWTFHLLDRHPDTAVRVADEIGHVLRGRPVEAEDLTQLRYLNRVVREALRLFPPVWLVRRRAAVPLHLGGQEVGVGASVYFSPYGLHRDPRWYTDPERFDPDRWLPDRQRELPRGAYLPFGAGMHRCVGEAFGVSEVMTILASLIARWRVLPASARVRPKAVVTLRPDRMPVTVQRRQ, encoded by the coding sequence ATGTCTGACGCGGGGACGTCCACTTCCACAACGCACTCCCGGATTCCGGGTGCGCTGCCCGTGCTCGGCCACCTTCCGTGGCTGCGGTGGCGACCGCTGGAATTCGTGGAGCGGCAGCGAGCCTTGGGCGCGGTGACCAGCTTCACGCTGCGTCGCCACCCGGCGTACCTGGTCAACGAGCCGGACCTGGTGTGGCGGCTTCTCACCGAACTCTCCGGCGAGGTCGGACGTGGCCGGGACGGTGACAAGACCCGCGCCTTGACCGGCAATGGCCTGGGAAGCTCGGACGGCGACTTCCACCGACAGCAACGGCGGCTGATCCAGCCGGTGTTCCACCGTGAGCGGGTCGCGTCCTACGTTCCGGCTTTTCGGCGAGCGGCGGAGGTACAAGCCGCACGGTGGACCGAGGGGGAATCTGTCGACTTCGTCCAGCAGATGCTGGCCGTCGCCGCCACCGGCGTGCTCGCGACCCTGTTCGGTGTGCCGTCACCCGGGGCCATGGCGTACGAGGTGGCTGCCGCGCTGCCCACCTGCCTTGACATCGCCTCACGACGCGCGTTCGCCTCGATGAGGCTTCCGACCACGAGCGGCCGGCGGTATGCCGTCGCGCTTGGGAGCCTGCACGCGATCGCCGGCGCACTCGGCAGGCGTTTCCCCTCCCACGGATCCGTTGAGGCGCGCCCCTACTTCCTGAGCCAGCTCTGGGACGCCCAGGACCTGGGACTGCCGGGGTTGGACGACGAGCAGGTCCACGACGAGATCATGACGATGCTGGTGGCCGGGGTCGAGACGGTTGCGACCACGGTGTGTTGGACGTTCCACCTGTTGGACCGCCATCCCGACACCGCCGTACGCGTGGCGGACGAGATCGGGCACGTGCTGCGGGGGCGGCCGGTCGAAGCGGAGGACCTGACCCAACTGAGGTATCTGAACAGGGTCGTTCGGGAGGCCTTGCGGCTGTTCCCCCCGGTGTGGCTGGTGCGGCGACGGGCAGCGGTACCCCTGCACCTGGGCGGCCAGGAGGTCGGCGTCGGCGCGTCCGTGTACTTCAGTCCTTACGGCCTGCACCGGGATCCCCGCTGGTACACCGATCCCGAGCGTTTCGATCCCGACCGGTGGCTTCCGGACAGGCAGCGAGAGTTGCCGCGTGGCGCCTACCTGCCCTTCGGCGCAGGAATGCACCGGTGTGTCGGTGAGGCCTTCGGCGTGAGTGAGGTCATGACGATCCTAGCGAGCCTCATCGCACGCTGGCGAGTGCTGCCTGCTTCGGCCCGTGTCCGACCGAAGGCGGTTGTCACGCTACGGCCGGATCGGATGCCGGTCACCGTCCAACGCCGTCAATGA
- a CDS encoding nuclear transport factor 2 family protein: MDRLTDEDLVRDLADRMDVAAVANRYALALDSRDWAAIGQLFTDDARIEVAGVGTGEGPDGITELVRAILQPLDASQHVNGNHLVAVHGDQATHSSYTIAQHVRHGLPDGDLCLIGARYEDRLLRTPDGWRFTNRHVTVLWMQGNPSVVGRS, encoded by the coding sequence ATGGATCGCTTGACGGATGAGGACCTCGTCCGGGACCTCGCCGACCGGATGGACGTAGCGGCCGTGGCCAATCGGTACGCTCTGGCGCTGGACAGCCGCGATTGGGCCGCGATCGGCCAGTTGTTCACCGACGACGCCCGCATCGAGGTCGCTGGCGTCGGGACCGGCGAGGGCCCGGACGGGATCACCGAGCTCGTCCGCGCCATACTCCAGCCCCTGGACGCCAGCCAGCACGTGAACGGCAACCATCTGGTCGCCGTACACGGTGATCAGGCGACACACTCCAGCTACACGATCGCCCAGCATGTGCGGCACGGCCTGCCCGACGGGGACCTGTGCCTGATCGGCGCCCGCTACGAGGACCGGTTGCTTCGCACCCCGGACGGCTGGCGGTTCACGAACAGGCACGTCACGGTCCTGTGGATGCAGGGCAACCCATCGGTTGTCGGCAGAAGCTAG